TTTGGTCGCGTAACGCCTTTGATGGACAGCTTGCTTTGTTTGCACAAGATTGACGTCAAGGACGGATGATCTTAGCCTGCGGCAAGCTTAATTCAAGCATGGATGCCCACGGGAAAGATGATTTCCAGAAACAATGAAGAATGGCTTGAGGAGTAACAAGATCCTGCTCCAGCTCAATGTAAACTGACCTGTTTTGGACACATATTGTGGTATACATAAAACGGTGCAAGTTGAAGCTACCGTGACATCTTATGCATGTAAATACTCTGAAGAGGGGCACTTGAGCCTGCTATTTTGCACGTGGAAGGGAAGCACAGTTAACATAATAATTTTCACTACATCCCTTACCATCACAACAATAACAAGCTCACTGGCTTTTTGTGCATGTGTTTCAAGTGGGTAAAACGTGAAAGAGTACCAACTTCGAAGCTGCTCGTTCTGATCAGACTGGCATGATTTAAGGAGTAATATAAAGGCGACATCATCCGAGACAGAGAgcaaggaataaaaaaaaaaaattcaagcccTGCAACTGATTTTACATTCATATAATTCCGACCAAGCGGAACTAAACTGGAAAAAAAGGGTAGCCTAACCCTAAAGGAAGGAACTATTGACTCAAGTCTCCTTATCTTCCCGGTACGAATGTTATTGAAAGCAAGGATGAAACCAATCTATTCCGGGCTACGGACTTTGAATGATGGGACAATTAGAGCAAGGCCATTCAGTCTGAAAAGAGATCATTCAGAAAAGTCCATCCAAGCTCCAAAACGACCACATTTTCAACCTGAAAAGATCCATGAAGACCATATTGAAGCATTCCATCTCTCAAGTCTCAACTCATCGACAGATGGCTAAGCTGTGGAAAGTGAAGAGCAATGGTTTCTATTTCCACGGTCTCATTCTCATCATCAAACATTACATCCCAAAGTCATAGCCTCCTCAACTTTGCTGATTTTGAAATCAGCTGAAAGAACTTTGAGGATGTAATTGAGAAGTCCCTAACATCCACTATCTCAAGATTATTGACAGTGTCACCAATATCAAGATGTAAACGCTTACGTCGTCAGTAACAAAATGCTTCAAAGTCCCCTTTCCAATGAGTTCGAAAAGCTCAAGAGCAAATTTTTTGGTGCAAACATTCAATACTATCTGCTTCCAAAATGAATTTGTCCAAACTTGTCGCCTCAATGTAAAAGCACCTCAACATAACACTACTGACCCCAACTGTGACTTGTGCATCTGACATTGAAGTCCCCTTTACTCATATCTATGTTGAAATTCTGCCACCCTGTCCATGCTGATGCCATTTCTAGCAGGGGCATTAGTCAGTCAACTACTCTGAGGAACCGAGACCGAGAAGCTAGGTTGTCTCAGGTCGCCTCCTAGTTCCTTTTTTATGAGCCGTTCAAATTTCTTCTCTAGTGGAGAAATACTTCCTGAGAGGAGTAATGCAATAGCAAAGTTCAGGTGTCGTCCTCACGCCAATATTTCACAATATTTCATAAAAAGGGAAATTGCCAGTGCAGCCCTGGACCTTTTCACTACATTTGCCACTTTCATCGACAACTCCGTCATTTTCCACCTGCATTGGAAGACACATAATTTCAACATAGATACGAGTAAATATACAGTATCATCACTACAGAAACATGAACAAAACTCCCTCTTAACACTGTAATAAACAATTGAAAGAGCAGTtgccccacccccccaaaaaaaaggaagagtttAGCATCAGTTCTGGCCAAAGAAAAGAGTATCGCCAAATTAACAGATCTGTGCTTCAGATGTAATGCTGTTATCACCATCACTTAAGAGAATTGAACAAGAAGATAGTTGACccacattgaacaaaaaattAGGTAGACATAACAAGTAAAAGGTAGCCCACTGAGAGCTGGACATCAATGTCCAAACTCCACAATGGCAATCAGAGAAAATAATTGTCCTTAAAAACTTGTCGCCGACCCAACCATCAGTTAAGTTGTGATAAATTCCGACCATAATTGTTGGAATTTCGCATTCCTAAGCTTCCTAAACTAGTTAGTAACACTGTATGGTGCACAGGTTAACTTAAGTGGGTGAGTTTACGTGACTGAAATTTATGATATCAATATCTCCTATAATCTTCAATGcaaattcatgaaataaaaatgtTTACATAACAGATTTCAGTAAATGACATGGTTTCATTTTTcatcgatttttcttttcttgaatttttctctaAGTTCATCTTTCTTTATTACCTCCTAGAAGATGTGACCAatcaagaagaaagggaaaatttgcAAGAATTACTAAACCTCACTGAATGTTAAGAGCCAATTTTACAAATCTATTAAAGTATATACATATGAAAACACAGGTCATAACAATTAATGGAGTTCTCTCATTAGTGATGTGTGGACATCACTAATGATGAGACTCAACTTTTATAGATGTTCCATGACATGAGACTCCGGAAGAAACTAATAGAGTATGACCAAAACTATTTCAGCATGAAATATATTTAGTGACCTGTAGGATAAATGGCTACTAAGAtaatagaaattgaaaaagattcTGGTATTATTGGTCTCATAGTGCCATAGTTTTGCACATGTGGAGGGTCATGACTACTAAATAAGCAATAACATTACTGTCTCCAACTACAATATAACCTCTAGGGTTTCTCGTAAGCTAGTTTTACTGCAGAAAAGTGTCTGAAGGTTCAGGTAGATGCACCGAATTGAGCAAGCAATGAAGCATTATTTACCTTCTGCAGCCATTTTCTTCCGTATCTCATGCGCAGCATTAAAGATACCCAAGGTGGGCTTGTTGCAGACGAAACACTTCTTGTTCCTCGCGTGATGCTGAAAATAGGAATGGAAAAGTTGAATCATTAACAGTGGAGCCAATCTTCGAGCTATCCAACTCAGGACTAAACTCATGCAGCAACCACAACCACCCCTAGATTCAAGTACCGTGACCATGACATTTTGAAGGGAACTACAAATTAGAACTCCGTGACTCTTACAGAAGATATGGAAAAAACACATAAGCAGCTACTCACATGCCAGCCAAAACTCACTGTCCTAGCAAGCAACCATATACAGATGGCCCATATCTGAGCTACCAAAGGATTTACCCTTCATGTATTCATCATTCCAAGTACCACTTCAGAGAATATATAAGAATCatagaaggaaaaaacagaaatgACCAACACACGaaggattttagaaaaacaCAGCATAATCACAGGCTGCCACATCACCGAGAACAACTAACTCCCTCCGCCACCCTTCAAAACCCAATAATTTAGAGTCGCATTTGCTTAAAGACAAAATCATAGTGATACGACCTGACACTTCTGTGAATGATCTCACACCTACATAACTTATAGCATGCGATCAGATCCAAGTAAATGCTACAACTATGGCAcaataagaaaaatgaagagaaaaagaaagaaaggaaggaagagaaaagaaaataaaggaacCAAGCATACACCTCACATATTGGAGACGACTAGTGTACCTTTTCCATCCCTAGCAGCACAGCATAAGGCTGGTATATTCAAGATAAAATGGAAATAACTGAAAAAAGGACTGGATGCAGATATCTACCTTTAGTGCACAATGCTCACAGAAGTAGTGCTTGCATTTTGTGACGACTGGATCAACAAATCGCTCTCTGCAAATGAAACATGCAAAGGgcaattcatcatcttcttcaacctctgttTGGTCAacatcctcttcatctccatcatCCCCTCCCAACGCTAAATTTCTCTTCCTTGCCTTCTCGGCCTCTTCCCACTCCTTCTCCAACTGCCACCCAGGTTTGTAATCTCCTCTGTCGTGCATAAATTTACATGCGTCTCCATACCCACAATAACCAGTTTCTTTGTAGTCCTTGCATATGTCAGGCTGATAATCAAACCTTGCTGAGACTCTAATATGAGCTGAAGCTCGCAGGGGCCCATGCGCCCCTCCAGCTTTCTCACTGGATATTGTTTGCTCCCTCCGAAACCCCGCCTTGTAATCAGTGTAGCCATGGATCCCTTTATACAGCTTCTCATCACCAGCGCCCTTACTTTTCCCACTCATCTCATTAGTTGCTTGCTTAAGAACTCTCTCTCGAATAGCTCGAGCATCTTTTGAGAACTCAGTCTCAGTTTCAAGAGTTGCTGTTGCTCTGCTATCATGTTCAACTTGAATTTCTTTTGAAGATTCAAATTGAAATATAGTTTTATCAGAATCAACCTTTGATTCTGCAGACATAGAGCTCTTGAAGGATCCAGTTGAAAAATACAGCTTATTGTCTGTCCTTTGAGGTTTTCTCTGATTACGTAACACTGAACTCTCTGTCTTGGAATCTTCATCATTATCTTCTTCAACCATCCGCTTCCtgatattcttattttttgacgGTCTCCTGAAAAAGCTACACACTGACAATGGAAGAAATGCTGAATCAGTATACTTACATTCTTAAGAGGGAACCTACAAACAGCATGACTAGAAGCTGCTGGAAAGATAGGAGTTTGTATGGTACATCAGGAATTACCCTGTTCAGATGTTTGCTTTTCACTTGTCTCCTCCAGATTTCCTGTTTCAGCCTGCTTAGCCTCACCAGAATCCACCATAATGAAGCCTCGCCTCCCAATGAAAAACAGGCTCGCCAATCACGTGCTCCAAAAGCAAAGACACTACACATGCAATTGTATCATAAGGTAATTGACATCCAGAATTTCCAAATGATTCGAACACTAAGCAAAGACTATGCTTGTTGCTAATATCAATCGAAAAATACATAAATGCAACCATGTCTAACTAAAATCCTTGCTGAACAGCTAAATGTATCCCCACTTAATGCTTCAGCTTTATTTATATACAGTCTATACCATACATGAGGCCTCATTCATATACTCATATACAAAGAAGTATCAATCATAATAATGAAGCCTTGCCTCCCAATGAAAAACAGCTCGCTGCTCACGTGctccaaaaagaaaagacactATACATGCAATTGTATCAAAAGGTAATTGACATCCAGAACTTCCAAATGATTCAAACACCAAGCAAAGACTATCTTTGTTGCTAATATCAATCGAAAAGTACATAAATGCAACCATGTCTAATCAAAATCCTTGCTGAACAGCTAAATCTATCTCCACTTAATGCTTCGGCTTTATTTATAGACAGTCTTTACCATCCATGAGGCCTCAACGAAACATATATCTTTCACACAATATCTAAACTGAACTAAAAATCTGGTAAAGAACAtgtatccaaaaaaaaaaagtataaaaaacgGGCAGCATAGTATGTAAAATATTACTAATTTAgccaaaaaatgtttaaaagaaaaaaaaaatccagcaaaGTAGCCCAGCTAGAGAACTCAAAAGTCATGCTGATATCTCAGACCCAATCCAACATCAAAATGGAACCCTAAACAATACATTCCACTCGAGCCAAGTCGTATCCAGTTCGCCACAAATCGAAGCTAATCATGCTACTGAAGAAGAACCAACCTAATTCGGGGGGCGAGTGGCCCTAATCGGTTGGAAAATGAGTCACATTACACAATGATGTTCGAATATTATACTATTCTCCAAGAAGGAACAAGACCTTGTGAGATTTATCTAGAAATCCCagctgaaaaaggaagaagaagagcagtaTACGTCCCACAGAATCCGAAAACATCGAACCAAACAATCGTCGCCCTAAACATCTAAAACAGCACTCGTCTGAGACTGATAGTGTAAAgtgcagagagaaaagaagctTATTTCCTCGTATCAAAACCAAGCGCGAAACGTGAACGTACCTCCTATAAACTCTCGACGACGATCCTCCTCAGATAGTTTTGCGCTTAAGGTTCTTGTTCTTCTCCACGATCTTCGCTGTGTCCGCCAAGACGTTTCTCTCAAAAACCACTGCTACACGGAATCAATCCCTGCGACGAATGGATCAGAGCGCACAATTAGAACATGAATTTCGTTCATCCAGCTCAGGAATTTGAAATTATAAACGACATGAGCGTGAAGAACTCTGAATCAGAAGCGGCATACTTACCTTGCCGTTGGTCACCGACTCGGCGAAGCCGTTGAAGAACCCTAAAGTCGTAAGCGCTCTGCTCacgagagaaacagagagagcgCGCGAAGACGTCGACTTCCTCGGAAATCCGCTAAGCGCTAATTTTTCCGCTGTTTTCACGAGAGATAGGAGAGTCCTAATCCTAATTCTGCCCCAATtgaaaacgacgtcgtttccTTGTCGTGATTGGGTTTGCTTTCTCCCCCAAAACAACTTCGAGCGCGATCCTTCCGCGTCAATTCAACGGacgtgggtcgggtcgggtcgggtcacaACCCACGGGTGGGGACGAATTAAAAGTCGgtgcatttttaatttttcaccaGATAAAGAAGAAATTTGAGGTCGAAATTAGATCCGGCTTAAGTTGGGGTTTTTAAAAGAATCAGTCCAGAGTGTTTCTCACGATCTACTATCCACTACTACTGGTTAATGTCTCGTTATCTAAATAGCATTATATGTGAATTAATTATTCCTTTTTTCGTTTAGAAATATTAATTTCAACCATAACTTGAAGGGAAGATATAGTTTAAGAATGCATAGGAGATTTTTTTGTCTATCTATCATTCGAGTAAGGGGGAGTCATGGAGGTATGTAGTTTATTTCTATTAAATGAGTGGATATAGATGTTCATTTTTTCAGTAAGGtgtttatttgtttgattttacttttatgttATCTTGAAATATATGTCATGCAACCAGTGAAAAATTCACATATATGAGTTCTTGAAAAACCTTATTTTAGATTAAAGTCCAATGCTTTCTCGTGTCGTAAGTTCATAGACATCATGCATGTAAACAAATTTGAAAGAGCCTAATACAAGGATATATTAAGTATGCATATTCCATGTATTAAGTATGCATATTCCATGTATCATGTGTTATGCATATGAACGAATACCTTATACTATCCTTAATTGCCcaacttaaataattttttggcgACGTGAttaaatttgaagatgaattaATCATCGAGTATTTTTTATCGAGATGGCTAACATTTTCACAATGTACCCACTTCATTAAATTCGAGATAGATTATGTACTCTTACATAGCGTTGGAGATCAAGAAATGTACGAATAAATAGAACATCGAATTATAAGAGCCAAAATATATGATTTGTAAGTAAGTAAAtttaagtttgttgatttatgtgagatttttttttttttttgggtcgaagattGATgggatatttatttatttatttatttattgtcacAAATTGATGCTAGATGAAGTTGTGGTTTTTGTGGTGTATTGTGATGCAACACCATGTGACGACTTGTTATAAACTAGGTAGCACTGACATGGACACGCTACACGCCGacacttcatttttaaaaaatacatattttcCGACACACATGTTTGGGACACATATACTAAATATGtatttttatatacatgataaagTATAGACTCATACTCAGACCATCACAACAGCAAATGTTTATATCACTAATAGGTACTGATTCACCAACAATTTTCATAGAAATCTCAATTAGACTAGACCCCCTTTACCTCGCCCAGCGAGTTTTCAATAGCCGCAGTCGTCAACTCCAGTTATTTCCTTCTTGTATCTTCTGCTCTACAACTCGAGTTCTCTGATGACTAAGGacagataataaaaaaaaaaaaaattggaaaagagtAAATCAGAAAGTCGGAAGCGCAAGAAGCGAGCGGCAGCCTAACGTAAGATCGAACTCTAAGTACCAAACAATATCCCAAACAAGCAATTGCTCCATCTTTTGTGTGATCAATATACATGAAAGAGAAGTTTGAAAGAACAAGCAGTACTAATCAGTAATCACACCAGAATCGCTAATTGactatatattttaattttggtgtTGAAGAAGCTTTATGCAAAGTTGACTCGGCATCACCAGAACGCATCAGAAAGAAAAGAGGCTCGACTGTTCAAATCGCCAAAATCGAGCATTTTCCAACAGAAGATTTACAGGGTATAGAATTTGTATTTCTGTTCCAACTGCACGTCAGAGTCTTTTGATGAATTCGATCTTGCATCAACATTTATTACCGGCACGTAGCAAGTCCACAGAAAAGccgtgaagagagagagagagagagagagagagctcaggCATAAGAGTCTAAAACGGGGATGAAATCAAGCAGCAGCTTTCAGAAGAAGAGAGACGAGGGAGACGATTCAAGAGCTTTGGGGAAGGGAGGATCGGGCGTCCCAAGACTCAGGAGGTGAGAGCTAGGGCAGATTAGGTGTTACCGTGTTGGGATTTGGTGGACTGACACTTTTGCCCcttaaaacttcaaaatttgcagAAGCTTTTCCGGGCGTGGCGGTGTGTCACACCGGAGCCGGACACGCGAGTCAAGTGCCTGTCCGGCTCGTTCGACACGCGGTCAATGTGTTTCCGGATGTGTCCGACACGGTTTGTGATTtctaaggcttcgtttgttttgcgaaaaataacttttcaaaaaatatttttcgtatttttcgaTAATTGGGAGGTGGAAAATTAGCTAgtcccggaaaatattttctccctaTGGAAAAAATTCCtttaaaagtgaggaaaatgttttcctcttttgagagagagaaaaacattttccatactTTTcgttcctcctctctttcaactagtttttctttttaatttttttttctttttgctttcttttcattttttatctattttttcaattttttcggataaaatttatttttaattactttttaaatatttttccctttttcgccttttttattttttatttttatttttttaagtatcCCCTCTTCTCCTTCGACCGATTGCCAACCACGGCCGCAGCCGATGGTCGGCCAGGTGTCCCCGGCCTCGCCTGATTTGGTGAGGCCGGGTGAACTCACACCGGCCTTGGTCGAGGCCAAGTCGGCCGTCGCCGGCCTCGCGCAAGGCCAAGAGAGCCGTCACGGGCCCCGATTGAGGCTAGGCCTCACCAAATCTAGCAAAACTTGATAATCTTATCGTGAGTGAGTAAACTTAAACGCCAATAagttttagacaaaaaaatggTAATAAGTTAGTATTGGTAGCCGATTTAATAGGTAATAAGTCCCTAATATTTTAAGAATAAATACAGAATAACCCTAAACGTATACACAACAAATTTACCTAAATCAATTTCTGTatcaacaaaaatctcaaattggtatacttgtgaaaaatttaccctcaaTTAGTTCCCGTTAAgttttattatcaaattattGAATTAGATGACACGTGCAATTGACGGGTGCAccatttgtcacatatgtacatttggtaaatttttcatatgtgtactagtttgaggatttttggtcgtcaaaaaattaatttagagtaaatataTCATCTGTATATTAATTTAAggttttcatgatattaatcttaTTTTAAACGATGGGTGGTCAGAACTGAATCCCCTTTGATCCCACGGTTCCCATGGTAGAGATTCTGCACTAGACCGGTCCCGTGTCTTGGTGCGCTGGAGCATAGAATTAGAGAAAGTGTTGAGCAATTAATAATAAGAAATATTTAACTAGCTTCTAACTTTTCTTAGTCAGTGTCGTTAACAACTGTCCATCATTGTTTGCATGAAGTTAAGCGCATTTAAAAAGGGCATTTTTTATTCCAATCAATATTTCAAGTGCTGTTCGATTTTTAAAAGCAATTAAGCACTATTTTGCAAATTTATATGTCAATATTGATGTTGTATTAAAGTTTAGTGTTGTGCATCAAAATAAGTCAAAATACGTGTACCACAAGTCCACAATATATAAATGGGTTAATACTAGAACAAATTCCGAACTGATCTTTTTTTGAATTACACCCATTATCTAAAATTTTGGATGGAACAAATTCATTGACACAAACAGTTCATGAGAGAATATTGAGTTATTTGGGCCTTCGAGGATTTACTCGTGccatatttatctcaaactaatttttgtattgtgaaaaattttaaagcGATAGATTCATgccatatttacctcaaattaattttcacgctacaaaaatccaaaattggtgcaatttttccaaatatacaCCAAACTACTGGTTACAAAATATTAGGGATTCTAACAAGCTCTTAGGGAAAATTTAGCATTTTTCCAATATAAGATTTTAGTGATTGAGATTTCATGGgacacaaaaattagtttgaggtaaatatgacAATGGTGcaccaatttaaaatttatcgTAACATGAATATTAGTTCAAGGTAAACATGGCACGAtgtacaagtttgaaatttttgactatgcaaaaatcaatttagacttttttttttttttggtcataaattTAGACTTAATATGGTAcgaatataccaatttgagatttctcGTGGCATTAGCCCTATATAAATGAACACTTAAAGCAAGGATATCATTATTCTTCGGGTTCCCGAGTGATTGAAGAACAATTCATTTTCTGTGACATGAATTTTTGGTTCTTAACGCAGTAACCAATTGCCATGATCTTGTCGTTGGTGCCATGATCTTTTTGGGCAAAAGGAAGAAAGGTCATCATggttttcttccatttttggcTTTATCTCCATCCGGACGCAACGGCCCGAGCACGAGTCTGAGGATCTTGTCAGCAGTTGGAAAGGTAGTTGGCGCTTCCGTTTCGATTCCACACCTATCGatccactctccctctctcatttACGCAGACGCTGCCGACAATATCAAAGAACGttagtttcttgaaaatttccgATGCTTGTCAACGATCACTCGTTACCCAAGTAGAGCCTCTCCATTCTTCGTCTCCTTCTTTCCTTCCGTCTTCCTCTCTTCAATGGCGTCGTACCCACTGATCACCATCCTCGGCGCTGTCTACTTACTGGCTTTCACTCTGGCACCGGTGACGCAGTCCATCCCTTTCGTGGTCTTCCACGGTGAATTCTCTCACTTTCTCCTTTGAACGTGTTCCTTAGTGCCCGTTTGCGTTTTGGTTCTTCTTGGTTCTGAAATCGTTCTGTTCTGTCGTTGGGTGAGTGGGGGTCTTTGCCATGCCTACCTTGTGTTCGCTGATTTATTTGCTTCAGTGCTACTTGGAGTCAAGTATGAGTTGTTGGTGGTATCACGTGCTATAGGATTTGGACTCTGCTTTCTTTCTCGATTTGGTCCTCAACTAAGTTGTTTTGTTTTTCACGTTTGGTTTACTTCTTGGAAGGCGCTGTTGGTGTCGATTGGGAATTTGAGCTTGGTGGTACACAGCATGCTGTTCATGTTCTTTCTGATACGTGTTTTCACCACTTGGTTATAAAATTCTGTGACTATGAAGGGGGAAAAATGTAGTCCCAGGACAAATTGTGCTTCCATACGCTGGCAATGAGTCATTTTGGGGCTTAATCTAATTATGCTTTCGGAGATTTAAAATGCCCCTTCATCATTGTCATTTCCTTACTCTACCTAGTTTTTACATAGTAGTTCTTTCTCTATCCTCACTGTTTGTACTGATATAGTTAGTGCCTTTTTCATTAGAAGAACAGGAATGTAGCCTTGAAGTTGTGACTGTCTTGCTCTTCcgagaaattttgtgcagtgtGAGGTTGTCATGAATCCATTTGCATCCAACTTCCCTCTTTCTGAAAAAAAATGCGATTGTGATTTGTTAAGTCACATgctataaataaatttttggccCATTCCCTTACATCGTAAGGAAAATGTAGAGTAGTGCTTAGAACCCCGGGAATAAGATGGTGAaagttaaaagaggaaaaacaaatagaTTTCAAGGAAAAAATGCTTCGGGAAGGACCGTGGCAACTAGAGGGCGAAGTCAATATGATGTGGAACGAGGTGTCTAATTGCATCCCGAGAGTGGCAAGAGGGGTGTTAGGGGAAAGTAGAGGGAACAgacatcaaacaaaggaaacttgGTGGTGGAATGAAGAGGTGCAGGAGGCAATTAAATAGAAGAAGGAGCGATTCAAATGTTTGCATAAATGTCCTaatgaagagaatttgcaaaagttcAGATTGGCGAGAAAAAATGCCAAGAAAGCTGTGCGAGAGGCCGGAGGCATGGTTTTCTCCGATATGTACAAAAAACTTGGGAGCAAAGAGGGAGGAAAAGGTATCTATAGGATTGTAAAGATAAGGGATAAGAAAAGTAAAGGCTTGACACGGGTTAGATGCAttaaggatgaaagtaaaaaacTCTTAGTAAGAGATGCAGAAGTTAAGGAAAGGTGGATGAGCTATTTTAATAAGCTTTTTAATGGAGAGAGCGATAGAAGTGAGGTGGATATGGAGGACGCTTCTGATGATCTAAACATAAGGTTTGTGCATAAAATTAGAGCATATGGTGTCCCTATTGAAGTGTGGAGATGCTTAGGGGACGTGGCAATAAGTTGGTTGTCTAACCTCTTTAATAAGATTCTCCAAACTAATAAGATGCCCGATGAATGGAGGAAGAGTATGCTTGTGCCTATCTACAAGAACAAGGGGGATATCCATAATTGCTCCAACTATAGAGGCATTAAGCTTATGAGCCATACAATGAAGTTGTGGGAGAGAGTTATTGAGCATCGTTTAAGAATAGGGACCAAGGTCTACGTAactcaatttggatttatgccTGAAAGATTTACCACGTAGGCTATCTTCTTGATACGACAATTGATAGAGAG
The sequence above is drawn from the Rhodamnia argentea isolate NSW1041297 chromosome 9, ASM2092103v1, whole genome shotgun sequence genome and encodes:
- the LOC115728655 gene encoding zinc finger CCCH domain-containing protein 1-like isoform X1, with amino-acid sequence MVDSGEAKQAETGNLEETSEKQTSEQVCSFFRRPSKNKNIRKRMVEEDNDEDSKTESSVLRNQRKPQRTDNKLYFSTGSFKSSMSAESKVDSDKTIFQFESSKEIQVEHDSRATATLETETEFSKDARAIRERVLKQATNEMSGKSKGAGDEKLYKGIHGYTDYKAGFRREQTISSEKAGGAHGPLRASAHIRVSARFDYQPDICKDYKETGYCGYGDACKFMHDRGDYKPGWQLEKEWEEAEKARKRNLALGGDDGDEEDVDQTEVEEDDELPFACFICRERFVDPVVTKCKHYFCEHCALKHHARNKKCFVCNKPTLGIFNAAHEIRKKMAAEGGK
- the LOC115728655 gene encoding zinc finger CCCH domain-containing protein 1-like isoform X2 — translated: MVEEDNDEDSKTESSVLRNQRKPQRTDNKLYFSTGSFKSSMSAESKVDSDKTIFQFESSKEIQVEHDSRATATLETETEFSKDARAIRERVLKQATNEMSGKSKGAGDEKLYKGIHGYTDYKAGFRREQTISSEKAGGAHGPLRASAHIRVSARFDYQPDICKDYKETGYCGYGDACKFMHDRGDYKPGWQLEKEWEEAEKARKRNLALGGDDGDEEDVDQTEVEEDDELPFACFICRERFVDPVVTKCKHYFCEHCALKHHARNKKCFVCNKPTLGIFNAAHEIRKKMAAEGGK